From the Phyllobacterium sp. T1293 genome, the window ACCGGGACGCGGGCCATCGCTTCGCGGCGATTGGCCAGATGGAGACGCACCGTTTTCCAGCGATTTCAGCGCTTCATCCAATGTCGGCAGATCGGCGGCATGGGTCAGCCGGATCAACAGCATTTCGGCGGCCTGGACCGGACGGTTGGATGCATCCACCTCGGCAATGCCTTTCAGCAGCATCTGCCATGTGCGGGAAAGCACCCGAATGGAAAGTTTTTCCGCATAGTCCCTGCCGCGTACCCGTTCGTCTTCCGACAGCGAAATATCGTCAGCCACATCAGGGGTGAAACGAATGCGCGTCACCAGATGATTGAAGTCGGCAAGATCGGAAAGCACAACACTTGGATCGGCCCCGACATCATATTGCGCACGGAACTCGCGCAGGGCCGAGGCCACATCGCCGCGCATCAGCATTTCAAACAGATCGATGATACGGGCGCGATCGGCAAGACCCAGCATGGAACGCACGGTGTCCGCATCGACATTGCCCGCACCATGGGCAATCGCCTGATCGAAGATCGAGAGAGAATCACGCGCCGAGCCTTCGCCAGCACGGGCAATCATCGCCAGCGATGCCGCATCAACCGTGATGCTTTCCTTGTCCGCAATCTTCTTCAACAAACCAGTCAGCATGTTCGCATCAATGCGGCGCAGGTCGAAACGCTGGCAACGCGACAGAACAGTGATCGGAACTTTACGGATTTCCGTCGTGGCAAAGATGAATTTGACGTGGGGTGGCGGCTCTTCCAATGTTTTCAGCAGGCCGTTGAAAGCCTGATTGGACAGCATATGCACTTCGTCGATGATATAGACTTTGTAGCGGGCCGAAACCGGGCGGTAGCGCACCTGCTCGATAATCTCTCTGATATCATCAATACCCGTATGCGAGGCGGCGTCCATCTCGATCACATCGACATGGCGGCCTTCCATGATCGCCTGACAATGTTCACCGGGAACAGACAGGTCGATGGTCGGTTTGTCGATCTCAGCGGTCTTGTAATTGAGTGCTCGGGCCAGAATACGCGCCGTAGTCGTCTTGCCGACCCCGCGCACGCCGGTCAGCATCCACGCTTGCGCTATACGGCCGGTCTCGAACGCATTGGTGAGCGTGCGCACCATAGGTTCCTGACCGACCAGATCGTCGAAATTCTGCGGGCGATATTTGCGGGCGAGCACGCGATAGGCGCTATCTGCCGTTTTGGTGTCCATCCCGGTTGATTCCGCTCCTGCATTGCTCTTCATTGCGTCAGACAAGTTTGTACCGCCGCACACCGCAGCGTCAATGCCGGATAACGGCTTTGAAGAGGATAAAGGGTGGGAGGCTGGCACGGCGACCCGTGCCTGGCTCGTTGGGGCTGCTTCCTTCCGGACCTGACCCGGTTGGCGAGTGGCTCGTCCACCACCAACCTCCCGAGGCTCATATCGGCAATCTTTACGCAAAAAGCAAGCGGAACGACAAAAAAACTGCTATTTGTTGCAAATCATGACGTTCATACTCGATAGCAAACTTGCAGCTGATACAATTCCCATTGCAAGGCTGGGCCTTTGTGACCTGCGCCTGATGAATGACCGGCGCTGGCCCTGGCTTATTCTCGTGCCGCAACGGGTTGGAATCAGCGAGATTCATGACCTCACGCCGCTTGATCAGACCATGCTTGTTTTCGAGTCTGGTATAGCCGCACAGGCCCTGAAAACTGTCGCCAATTGTGAAAAGATCAATACTGGCGCACTTGGCAATATTGTGCGGCAGCTGCATTTGCATGTGATTGCCCGCAACACGGGCGATCCTGCGTGGCCCGGACCTGTCTGGGGACATGGTATTCGCGAACCCTATGGCGAAAAAGATGCAAGGGACTTTGCGAACGCCATTCTCGGGGCTATCTAATTCTTCACACCATGTGAGTCCCCCATCCGGACCAGCCTTCTGGAGCTTTATCCATGCCGTTTCGCCTTTATGATGTTCCGGAAGCGGAAGCGAGCCACTTTGTCGGATTTGCCGGCAACAGGATCAACCGCCATGCGGAAAAGCGCAGCGATGACGTCGTGACGGTTGCACTGGCAGACGCAAACACACGCATGTTGCTGATTGTGCAAGGCCATGTGCTGGTGGCTCAGGGCGACGGCATCGGCAATGCT encodes:
- a CDS encoding DNA polymerase III subunit gamma/tau — encoded protein: MDTKTADSAYRVLARKYRPQNFDDLVGQEPMVRTLTNAFETGRIAQAWMLTGVRGVGKTTTARILARALNYKTAEIDKPTIDLSVPGEHCQAIMEGRHVDVIEMDAASHTGIDDIREIIEQVRYRPVSARYKVYIIDEVHMLSNQAFNGLLKTLEEPPPHVKFIFATTEIRKVPITVLSRCQRFDLRRIDANMLTGLLKKIADKESITVDAASLAMIARAGEGSARDSLSIFDQAIAHGAGNVDADTVRSMLGLADRARIIDLFEMLMRGDVASALREFRAQYDVGADPSVVLSDLADFNHLVTRIRFTPDVADDISLSEDERVRGRDYAEKLSIRVLSRTWQMLLKGIAEVDASNRPVQAAEMLLIRLTHAADLPTLDEALKSLENGASPSGQSPRSDGPRPGNGGGQALGRSAPADAVAPARNTVSSGGGATMRLVEPTAQPEPVVQAQPVVEEQALSVPVNSIADIIALAEKERNMQFKILVKNCVRLVSIKPGRLEINLTDDAPKTLITDLSQKLTAWTGARWMVSLSREQGAQTINETETARRDSMLSDARADPDVAAILSRFPGAKIINVRIATPAGQANGDPDAMDGTGLGDDTLAPVEEDD
- a CDS encoding HIT domain-containing protein, with amino-acid sequence MMTFILDSKLAADTIPIARLGLCDLRLMNDRRWPWLILVPQRVGISEIHDLTPLDQTMLVFESGIAAQALKTVANCEKINTGALGNIVRQLHLHVIARNTGDPAWPGPVWGHGIREPYGEKDARDFANAILGAI